The following DNA comes from Myxococcus fulvus.
GCGCTGATGCGGCGCAGTCACCTGGAAGAGGTCGGCGGGTACGACGAGTGGCTCACCGGGTTCGAGGACTGGGATGTCTTCTGCTCCCTCGCGGAGCGAGGGCTCGGCGGCTCCGTCATCCCGGAGCCCCTGTTCCACTACCGGCTGAGACAGGACTCGATGACGCGGACGTCGATGGTGGGAGACCGCCCTCCACTGATGGCCTACCTGCGTCAGAAGCACCCGCGACTCGCGCTCCACCCCGAGCGCTCGCTGTGCATCCTCCAGGGCGAGGCCCTCAAACTGGAGTCACTCGCGCTCGCGAGGGCCGCGGAAGCAGTCCCCCGCCCCCTGCTCGACAAGGTGGTCGACCGGGTGAACGGGACGCTGAAGCGCTTCGACTTCGTCCACCACGCGCTGCGCGGCGTCGCGACCCGCGTGGTGGGGACGGAGGACGCCTCGCGCCCGTTGCGACAGCAGCTCATGGACCGCCTGCGCGGTCGGCGCTGAAGGACGCCCGGAGGACACGGTGACGTGTCCACTCCGGGCGCCACCCGTCAGCGTCGGCTGAGCCCCCACTGGCTGGTGGTGCGGACCACCTGCTTCATGCGGGGATGCACGGCCGGCATCCGCTTGAGGGTGCGGTTGAGCAGGTCCACCAGCGAATAACGGATGGGTCGGACCTCCTCGCCCTCCGGCGTCAGTCCGGCCGCGGCGACCTTGAGCATCCGGTGCACCACGGGCACGCGCTTCAACGCCCGGTTGACCTTGTCCACCACGTCGTAGCGCAGGGGTGCCTCGCTCGCCGCCGCCGTCGACACCGCCTCGGCGGTCGTCGCGTGGAGCGCGTGCTCCGGCTGGGCCAGCAACAGGAACATGGCCAGCTGAGTACCCGCGGGCAGAGGCCGGGGGAGTCCCTGGTGGAGCTGGTACAGGAGCTCCAGGTGCCGCTGCCGGTTGACCCCGGAGATCATCGAGCCCTTGCGCCGCCGGTAGTGGAAGTGCAGCGCGTTGGTGACCAGGAACCGGCTGCCCGTGTGGGCCAGCCGCAGGTAGAGGTCCCAGTCCTCGTAGCTCGTCAGCTGCTCGTTGTAGCGGAGCCGCTCGAACACCGAGCGCCGCATCAGCGACGTGGCGCACGCCAACCGGTTGGCGACCATTCCAAGGGATGGGCAGTCGCCGATGAAGAGTGCGTAGTCGATGAAGCGACGCTGGGCCCGCGCTTCGTCGGAGTCGAAGTAGCCCGTGGACGGCACCACCACGTCGAACTCGCGGTGACGCTCGAGCGCCTCCACCGCCATGCGGATGAAGGTGGGGCTGATGCAGTCGTCCGCGTCCAACGGCAGGATGTAGTCGCCCGTCGCGGCGCGCAGGCCGATGTTGCGCGAGGCCGGCAGCCCCCGATTGACGGGGTTGCGGATGAGCTTCACCCCGCTGTCACCCGCGAGGATGGCCTCCTCGATGTGCGCCAGCACCTCGTGGTCGAACGCCCCCGTGGAGGCGTCATCGACGATGATGACCTCGATCTCCGGATGGTCGCTGTCCGCGATGCTCTCGAGCGTCTCCGGGAGGAAGCGCCCCAGGTTGTGGTTGGTGATGAGCACGCTGACGCGCGGCCGCCGCTCGTCCGGCAGCGTCTCGGTCCGCGCGGGCTTCGGCTGGGGCCGCTCCCAGTACGGCGCGTCCGCCGTCCACTCCACCGGATGGAGCGTACCGGAGCGCCACGCGCGCTCCATCGCATCCACCAGCCCCTCCACCGAGCCATCGAAGGTGTGGCAGTTGACGCCGTCCACGAAGGGGCTGCCCGGGGCGAAGGCAACACACGCCGCGTTGAGCACCAGCGTGGCGCCCGCGCTGGCGGCCTCGTACGCGGTGAGGTTGAGGGACTCGTAGGCGGACGGGATGACGACGATGCCCTGTCGCATCAGCGCGTCCCGGTCCTTGCTGGGGCCGGTGAAGACGAAGCGCGGACGCAGGTCCTCCGGAATCAGCGCCTGGACCTGGGCCAGGTACGCGGCGCTCGCGACGTGGCACGCCAGCACCGCCTTGCCGCGGTACTCCGGGCAGCGGCGCATGAAGGCGGCCGCTCCGCGCACGAAGACGTCCGCGCGCTTGATGCTCTGCACCTTGGTCACGAACAGCAGGTCCGGCTCACCCTCGCCCCGCAGCGGCACCAGCTCCCGCTTCGGCGCGACGGGCGGAAACTCCCGGATGACCTTGTCCAGCCAGCCACGAGCGAAGCCGTAGTGTGAGCAGTTGAGCTCGGCGACGCCGGGGATGTGCGCGACGATGAGGTCCGCGTCCAGCAGCGCCTTGCGCTCCAGCTCGTACTGGCCCAGGTGCTCGCGCCCCGGCAGCTGACGCTCGAAGGGCGCCAGCATCCCGGCCGTCGAGTGCAGCCGCACCACCATCCGCGCGCCCACGAGGCCGCAGCCGAGCAGCTTCTCCTGGATGGCGCAGAAGGCCCAGCCCCGGTAGTCCGGGAACTCGATGACGTCGAAGTCGAGGCCCTCGGACTCCAGCCGGCGCAGCTCGAGCAGCAGCTCCATCGACTGGGCATGACAGGAGGTGTCGGTGAAGGCACCCGGAGGCGGATAGACGCCGCCCTCGTCGATGCTCGTCTCCCAGTCGGCGCGCGGCGCGGCGCGGTGCGCTCGCACGCGGCCCTGGAACTGCTCCTCCACCTCGCGAGGGTTCAACGTCGAGTTCGCCGGGAAGAGCAAATGCAGCTCGATGTCCGCGGCGCGCTGGAGCGAGTCCTCGACCAGGTTGTGGAGGACCCGTCCGATGCCGCCCGCGGTGAAGGGATAGAGCTCGTCGGTGACGAGACAGACACGACGCGGGCTCATGACTGAACGAACTCCTCCAGGACCGCGACCGCCTCGGCCGTCAGGGCGCGCTCGTAGTCCGCCATCATCTGCGCCAGCTCCTCGGGCGCCCGTTCGCGCAGCGACACCACCTGCTCGATGGCCGCGGTGACGGCCTCCACCGAGTCCACGCCGGCGATCTGCGAGAGCCGCTGATAGGGATGCGCGTCCAGCGCCCCCAGGCTCAGCGTGCCATGGACACACGGGATGCCCAGCGCGAGCGCCTCCAGCGCCGTCATGGGCTGACACTCCGACAGCGAGGCGTTCAGGACGATGTCGCACCGGCGCACCAGCTCGAACAGCTCCGTGCGGCTGGGGCGCGCGACGTGGTGGATGCGGCGGCGGGCCTTGAGCGCCTCGGGCAGCTTGTAGCTCGCGGTGACGTAGACGTCGTCGATGCGCGTGGAGGCCTGGCAGGCGAAGAGGTTGGTGAAGAAGTTCTTGCGCCAGTCATTGGGCGTGGGGATGAGCGCGGCGCGCGTCATCCGCCGCGTCGGCGAGGTGCGCTCGGCGTCCGACACGCGCGGCGGCAGGTTGATGACCGTCTTGGGGAAGACGTCCGAGGACAGCAGGTGCATGCCCGGCTTGACGGTGGCCACCTCGTCGATGACGCCGCGCCGCTTCAGGTCCACGAGCTGCGCGAAGTAGTCGAGCTCCAGCGAGTAGTGGAACTGCGCCGACGAGCCATGCCACAGCGAGAGGATGCGCACCGACGAGCCCATCGTCCGGCGCAGCAGCACCATGAAGTCGCGGGCGTTGGGCGAGTACGAGTGGACGATGACCGTGTCGCAGCCGCTGCGCTGCACGAGCTCCAGGGCCGCGCGCAGCTCGCGCTCATCCAGCGTGCGCTCGCAGGCGATGGCCAGCTTCTGCCCCGGCATGTAGCCGGCGGCGGCGCGGATGCCATGCCATTCCTGGTGGAAGACATGCATCAGCTTCCCGAACTGGGGCATGACGGCCGCCCAACGCGTGTCCAGCGGCGCGTTGTGGAGGAAGCCCGGGATGCCCGCGGGCGGCGTGTACGCCGTGGGCGCATCCGGGAACGCGACGCGCGAGGCGCGCAGGCGCGCCAGGTCATCGGACAGCGCCTGGAGCCGCTGACGGCGCGCGAAGCGCTCGGTCTCCGCGGCCAGCCGCTCGGTGAGCTCCTCCACCTTCGCCTCGGCGCTCGTGGCCGCGGACCCCGACAGGGACTTGCTGGCCCGCTCCGCCCACGCCAGGAACTGGGGCATGGCGCGCTCGCGCAGTGCCTCCAGCGTCACCGGCCGCGACTCGTCCCGCGGCGACTCCGGCCCCGTGAGCTGGAAATAGCGACGGCCCTCGTCTGCGTGACGCTTGAGGACGTAGACGTCCTGGCCGTCCACCAGGCCGGGCCCGTGGTGCAGGTCCCACCCCTGCGGCAGCAGGTCCGCGAAGGCGTGGAGCCAACCGCCCGGGTGCTGCGAGGCGTCCCACACGCTCGTGGGCACCAGCGGGTTCTCCACCAGCACCAGCACGCCGTCCGGCAAGAGCAGCCGACCCAGGCGCTCCAGCAGGCTGGCGATGCGGTCCCCCGGCGTGTGCAGCAGCGTGGCGACGGTGAAGACCACGTCGAAGCGGCGCTCGCCCACCGCGGC
Coding sequences within:
- a CDS encoding glycosyltransferase, which gives rise to MSPRRVCLVTDELYPFTAGGIGRVLHNLVEDSLQRAADIELHLLFPANSTLNPREVEEQFQGRVRAHRAAPRADWETSIDEGGVYPPPGAFTDTSCHAQSMELLLELRRLESEGLDFDVIEFPDYRGWAFCAIQEKLLGCGLVGARMVVRLHSTAGMLAPFERQLPGREHLGQYELERKALLDADLIVAHIPGVAELNCSHYGFARGWLDKVIREFPPVAPKRELVPLRGEGEPDLLFVTKVQSIKRADVFVRGAAAFMRRCPEYRGKAVLACHVASAAYLAQVQALIPEDLRPRFVFTGPSKDRDALMRQGIVVIPSAYESLNLTAYEAASAGATLVLNAACVAFAPGSPFVDGVNCHTFDGSVEGLVDAMERAWRSGTLHPVEWTADAPYWERPQPKPARTETLPDERRPRVSVLITNHNLGRFLPETLESIADSDHPEIEVIIVDDASTGAFDHEVLAHIEEAILAGDSGVKLIRNPVNRGLPASRNIGLRAATGDYILPLDADDCISPTFIRMAVEALERHREFDVVVPSTGYFDSDEARAQRRFIDYALFIGDCPSLGMVANRLACATSLMRRSVFERLRYNEQLTSYEDWDLYLRLAHTGSRFLVTNALHFHYRRRKGSMISGVNRQRHLELLYQLHQGLPRPLPAGTQLAMFLLLAQPEHALHATTAEAVSTAAASEAPLRYDVVDKVNRALKRVPVVHRMLKVAAAGLTPEGEEVRPIRYSLVDLLNRTLKRMPAVHPRMKQVVRTTSQWGLSRR
- a CDS encoding methyltransferase, with amino-acid sequence MSKVLPLWTPAAGRAQWDAGSADAQGARIYGQQERVLSTLLRAEQKRLDRALSVLELGCGFGRHAAYVTRLSHVHYHGYDASESMTEPLRREAPHLAKERIFFGEDPLAAVGERRFDVVFTVATLLHTPGDRIASLLERLGRLLLPDGVLVLVENPLVPTSVWDASQHPGGWLHAFADLLPQGWDLHHGPGLVDGQDVYVLKRHADEGRRYFQLTGPESPRDESRPVTLEALRERAMPQFLAWAERASKSLSGSAATSAEAKVEELTERLAAETERFARRQRLQALSDDLARLRASRVAFPDAPTAYTPPAGIPGFLHNAPLDTRWAAVMPQFGKLMHVFHQEWHGIRAAAGYMPGQKLAIACERTLDERELRAALELVQRSGCDTVIVHSYSPNARDFMVLLRRTMGSSVRILSLWHGSSAQFHYSLELDYFAQLVDLKRRGVIDEVATVKPGMHLLSSDVFPKTVINLPPRVSDAERTSPTRRMTRAALIPTPNDWRKNFFTNLFACQASTRIDDVYVTASYKLPEALKARRRIHHVARPSRTELFELVRRCDIVLNASLSECQPMTALEALALGIPCVHGTLSLGALDAHPYQRLSQIAGVDSVEAVTAAIEQVVSLRERAPEELAQMMADYERALTAEAVAVLEEFVQS